Within the Miscanthus floridulus cultivar M001 chromosome 17, ASM1932011v1, whole genome shotgun sequence genome, the region AAGCGgatggaaggccatcgaggaagttggtttgttgtagtctgggactgctAGAGCCGATGACTCCCCAAGCTgcaggagctcggacgagttgacgaccacggtggcgagctcgtagtgctcgtgGTCGCACGCGAGGGCATGCAAAAAGGCGCTACTCATGGTGATGACATTGTTTGGtcttggcatcttcagcttgaggtaggtgtagttgaggATCGCCATGAATctcgcgtagcatggccaccccaagatggcatggtaggaccctagaaagtccactacCTCGAAGGTTAGGATCTCCGAGCGAAAGTTGGCCCGGCCACCGAACGAGACGGGCAAATCGATCTgttcgagcgggtatgcctgcgctcctaggaTTACCCCATGAAAGGGGGAGCCCACCAGGTGGAGCTTCgatcaggggatgcgcatggcatcgtgGTGTGTCgacgtataggatgttgaggccgctgcctctgtccatcagcaccttggtaaggcgcttcttgcggacgatggggtcaacaATGAGCGGGAAGTGTCCTAGTCtcacgacgtgggagggatgatccctctgatcgaaggtgatctgAGATTCCGACCATCTATGGAAGGAGGGGATGTCcgtctcggcggcgcatgcctctctatagcgaacCTTGTGCTGTCGCTTGGACCAGATGGTGTCggacccaccgaagatcatgatgcattcattaGCATTAGGGAAAACGTCCCCGTCCTTTCctgccgtgcctcctttcttggtcgcCGCCTCCTTgccatctccctcctttggcccatcggcctatcggaggaaatgtttgagaagcttgcagtccttgtagaggtgtttgacggggtaggtgtggttggtgcacgggctgtccatgagcttattgaagtggtcaggcagcccTTATTGGGGTTGCTTGCCCATGCGATTAGCCACGGCTACCATCGTGGTGTTGTTCGATCGgcaccgatcctttttgttcttcttgcccctctatgtggaggggccctcgtctgggtccatgcgcttggccttgcctttgtcctggcctccaccgaagactgctccgaccgcctcctcgccagaggcgtggttagtggcgacatcgagcaggtcacgggtggtacagggttttaggcagccaagcttatggatcagggactcgtagtttgtctcggagaggaatgcgctaatgacgtctacgtcgacgacatccggGAGGGAGTtccatcgttgggagaacctatggatgtaatcccatagggactcgctgggctcctactgacagctcttgaggtcctatgaGTTTCTAggacggacatacgtcccctagaaattccagacgaagaccctcttgagatccgcccagtcgcGGACGCTGTCGTGCAGGagaaattcaagccatgcccgaacatgttcccccacacaaatgggaagatactgaatgatgaaatagtcatcatccactcctttggCCTGAcaggcgagccaaaagtctttgagccaaatgcctgggtttgtctccccggtgtatttggcgatgttggtgggtggccgGAATCGTTGcgggaacggtgctctccggatacgtcggctgaaggcccatggtcctaggccctcaAGGCTAAGGCTCCGGTCGTATGTCCAGCGACCGCGCCTGGGGCATGTTTCAcagctcccctcgatggttcgaccGGGATCCATGTCGCCTGTCGCCGTACGGTGGACGTCATGATCGTGTCGGGCCCGATGCCGGCTGTTGACGATGCTACGAGCGTCCTGGTGTGGATCGGGCCACTCGGGTACCAGCGGTTGGTGTGGGGCAGGCGCCAGGCCGAACCGTGGTAGGGCTGCCGCCCCCCGAGCCGCGCCTAACGGCTATAGAGGCGAGTgaatggagcgatccgtctggcaCGTCCCTGTTCCCTCGGCGGGGAGAGAGGGTGCGGGTCGGAGTCGCGACGCGGAGCTTTTCGCCTGTTGGAcggcggcggcttctactagaacccgaaggttccggtagactgcccgctcccggaggtcgatgggctcgggaacgctacgcagaagcattgccgtagcagcgatgttctggcctgCCCAGACGAATTGGGGGAGATCATTCCTGTAACAACCTGGATTTTTCTAGAAACCAAAAttacgaactttttaaaatttttcctgtAATCGTGTGAAGCATGTAAACGTTAGGTCAAACATGAGTCAAACCCGCTAACGAAAcgttgcatgcatatagaattgTTTGTAGAGATTTGCCAGAGCTCTTTTGTTGCCTCATGTTTGAGTCTTGgtttcattttggagaagcacaatCTATAGCAACTCCCTTGGATTCCTTGCGGGATTATTCCAACTCTCCCGTGAACCTCTCTCATTCTATAAAAAAACTTGGACCAACGAGACCAAGCCTCGACGTTTCCCTTCTGGAACCTTCCTAGAATGCTCACCTGCCCGTGCCTCCAAATGATTGCCACGTCATACAGGCTGTCACATCAATGTCACAGACACCGGTGCACTCATCACGAACCCTAGAACCAGTTTAGGAAATCCCTATCTCCTTAATCTCTTGACCAACAGGCTGCACAGCATGCGTGCATGCACCTGTACCTCGTAACTCAGTTACATGAAGCACGTAAGGCTAAATCAAGAAGTGGCACGTATCCATCCTGTATCACCCAATGACATGCTCCTAAATTGCACGATCATGCATGCTCCTATTTCCATTCTAGTACGTGAAGCTTGGCCTAGGCCCAAACAAAAGCAACAGCCCAAGCACCTCTTCCTTGCCTCTCACGTGAATAGCATGCTCGAACCTCCCTCATGCGCGTCGCACGCGCCCAAGCACCGCGTGCTCCTTACGCGAGAACAGCTGACGTCGCCGCTAGTAGCCCCACCAGCCAGCTGCACGGACCAACTCGCGTACGCTCAACGTGAAGGAGCCACGGACGCTGTTAGCTTTCCCGTTGCCCGGCCGTTTCCTTCATCCTCTCCGTACCGAGACGCTTCGCTACTTTCCGTCAAACAGCAGCCAATGCCGATGGATGCCCACCTGCTCCTAGCATCGGATGCATGCCACGTCATGCGCCCGTCGCATCAACAGCACGGACGCCGGGGCCTTGCCCTGGAACCCTAGGCGTAGCGCCTAAAAGtaccagcagccgccgccgcttccAACTCCATCATCCATCCGCGCTGCCACCCAGCCTCCTATTCCTCCCTTCCAGCTTGCCGCGAGGACGGCCACGCCATCGGTGTCTCGCCGTGCCTCTCTCCTCGCCAACCACACGACCCCGCCGACATCGTGGCGTGCAACCGTGACCCCAGCGCACTGCTTCTATCGCGCACCGGCCTAGCCACCCGGGAGCACACCCACCGCGTCGACAGCGGGAATCCTCGACGCCCAGGACCGCGAGCCCTGCTGCCTCCTCGCCAATGAGCACCGCTGAGCCGAAGATCCACGCTCTACATTCGCGCCACGCCTCCGCCTTCTCGACGTCCACCACTTCGTCCTCATCTACCGGAACAGCGGAGCTGCGCCAATGCCTTCTTCCACCTAGCGCCACACCACCAGAGCCACGACGCTCGAAGCCTTGAACTGCGAGCTTGTTCCACGATGTCGCCGCTCTAACACGGCCTCGCCACGTGACGTCTTCGCTCCACTACGATGACAGCACATCCACGACTACGTCCTCGACCACATCCACCGGTGAGCGTTGCCATGCCTCTTTACCAGCCCCGCCCGttctcgccggccatggcgttcTGCACCATGGAACGCGGAGGCCTGAGCCACCACCGGCTCATGGACACGCGCACCGCACAAGCACCGGACCGACCCCATCCCAACAAAACCACGAACCATGGCGCCGAACGTCGCCATGACACCGCCGTGGCCAAGCCCGCCCACGGCGAGCCGCCGTCCCGATGTCGCGAGGgcccctcgatgccatgcgctcCAATGAACCGTAGACGCCACATTCTAGTATGCTCTGTGTGCACATTGGCGTCCAAGGAAGCCGTAGATTTCACCTACTAGCCTCGCCGTCACGCCCTTCCTGCCTAGCGCACGCCTCGCCGGCGTGGACCGCGTTGGGCTCCTGGCCACCGGGATGACCCTGTTGGCTTGATTCATTTACTTCTGGGCTAGCCTCTCAGTAGGCCGCTTGGAGCACAGATGAGCCGTGTCTCCTCTTCCTAGATCGCGTGGAGCATAGCAGTGCGAGCAGCCCAACCGAAGCCTCGTCGTGGCCTCGCTGCCACGCGGTCTCATCGCCATCATGTGCACGACGCCGGCGAGCACCGCCCACGAGCTCCTGCACAGACCTGCTGATCGACGCCCTCGCCTTGAGCTCGCACTGCACGGATAGCAAAGAACGCACGCACGCACTTGCACTCGGCTCCCACACACGAACGTCATGCTCACGCGAGAGCAAAACGCCCCCAGCAAGCGGCTCTGGACTACCACTGGGCTGCCCTGGCCTTGCCGTCACCCTACAAGCACGTCACGACAGCGGTGTGACCGCCCCGCCGCACCCGCACGTGCCCTCGCACATGGACCATGGTGCACATGCACAGACACCCGGCCTAGATGCACGACATCGCCAGCCGCCGCTGATTTGGCCTGGCCGGCGTAGCCCCCTCCAAAGGCAAGAAGCCCAACACTGGCTTCCCCATTCTTGCTGTTGGGCTGTTACGGCAGCAATAGCAGCCCAAGCAAAAGCCCAACTGGACGGCTTGCTAACCGGATAAAAACACCAGCCCAGCACTGGCCCGTGGCCTCCCCTCCGTCTTCTTGCTCGTGGGCCGGCCGGCTGCACCAAGCCCAATTCGGCCTCGAGCAAGACACCAGGCCCACTGCACCTCGGAGCCAGCACAGTAGCAGCCCAACTGGAACAGGCGGCCCCTTTTCTTTTTAGGAATCAATCTAagctttgaaaattcatattaaATTCGAATGGCATCGGAAAattgtgaaaccagttttgtaaTCTTTCTAAAATCAAGCCCTACGTTGTGGACCAACCCTTAAGTACTCTCGACCCCTCAAAATTGAAGAGCCCACTCTTTGCTTGCGCTCACACCGTTCACGCAAGTCATGTACGATGCCCTGGAATGCCACCATATGGTTCCAAGCACCCCTCGGCCATGATCTATGACCAAGCCACTGACTCGACACTCTTAGCCATGCCCGGCCAACCATGGCCAACCGTAGCCGCGCAAGACTGGCCAATCGAATCTATGGTAAGCCATTGTTGGCCATTACTGGCCAAATGCAAGTCGTGACCTTCTGGGACAAGCCATGATATCCTTTGGACATCCATGCCCTCGCTACACAATCGAGCCATAGTCGATATCTTACCATGACCATAGAAAGCCCCCGTCTTCTATCTTTCTGTATACATATGTTATCTCCGATATGCTCCGTCCTTACAACCCATCTATATGTCTGCCATACAGGAATTCATCTATCAcctagctatggaatgtgctactccacagTCGTGTCGAGTAGTTGCGTctttcggtcgtgtttggttcttatcgctggttgttggtgttgttgcctgtgtgccgagccttcgagccggctgagggatcgtacctcgttcgaACGTTACGATCACGGGGTCCATCTcaccatgaccgtgatgccgagtgtaactcgacccctcgctcTTTAGTCGACTTCATAATACTACGAGTGTTAACTCCTACCTTCGGCCCTAGGACATGGTCGCGATGGATTCGATATCGATATTGATATCGATGTGGATATCACCCGCTCACATCGAGCCTTTCGTGACCTagcctgtgggagatgacctgggagataacaatcgtggaacgatggatgccaacacGTGTTGGTATAGCTTGTGACCGCGAGTCCGCCTCACCATGATCATGGAGCTATGCTTCTCTCTTTCATTTGCTTCTTCGTGCTCAAGCCCTTGTGTGTTTGTACCCCGTTCGACCATCATGTTTCTTCGATTCTCACGGTGACCACCGCACCGTTATGAATCAGAGAGATGACTTAGTGCTAGTGCACCTAGCTCGGGTACCCTATGAATGGTATGTGCACTTGTATtctttagtgagtcgctccttTCGATGCCCTATCTTCTATCGTGGCGTGTGTGTTGGAAGGAGCAGACCTCCGTTCTTtgctgttattgccctattagcccgctctgttcgatcccgccttgtccatggcaattggatcaaagaccaaactatctctttttagttagcgaagctatagtctatgtcatacctcggacccgtgcatgtcgacccgatcggccgtctaaaaccatctttcttgaagatgtgtctgagaacatgacatggatgtgtcTAACTAACCCTCGCTTCCTTTGTTTTGCTGAGCAAttctcttctcggctcccgatgTTATTATGTCATGTGGATTGAGAGAACCCgttgctgtccaatctctttgtgctaccgctttctaccatagcggacaagccgaagtacattggagccaagtcacaaaagTATTATTCGTTCTTGTCTGCTTCTTGTATCCAATAGTGACTTATGGGATAAgactataagagccgaaccccgtcgttcttccTTCGTTGGGCCCGTCCCCTGATTCCTGTCCTTTCCATGATGCCCGAATCGAAGGTCGTGAGCCATGGTGTTGCTATGGATAAGCTTTGGCttaaaccatctatcctaaatccatactggcttggccatgacttaaacttgtgcttagcaaaccaccacttgtgattctttggcctgaggaaatcggacaaccgccgagagggctaagccgtgtatctcttattgcctcgctggtgttattggattttcctgcgtcttgtcgtcttttcgagtgttgagtgctctcttgccttgtgTGTCGCTTCGTggagtagctgacgatcggaccaagagaacgtggacgacgacaaggactacGGAATGGAGTAAAcgtaggaggaggtgaccccgctaatggaacaccaacgaatggagaattgtaccactactacctctacatcgcaggtgtcatggcagcaccctcttttagagaaacctattagacattgcataatatctagaactgctagcgctttatcttTAACCATTTGCTAATatattgatgcatgctactacctaagccattatcaccctgatgcaacccactctaccacgtcaccctgctttgcgcattcgctcacttatatatgctgacttgcctgcttgcttgcatattacaccactatacttattattaactccacttcgcattatatcggggatatgatgctggtggtgaacccctagGAATGGTTTGGCTTGGGAAGCCGGACTCGGTGGTGtatgagcgtgctgcgtgtgtgccttgggtgcatggagagtgagggttgcgtcgaccgagctggaataacgacgagcctggggcgagtcttgccatttggtgctacctaggcacttggatatggaatacctgtggcgggtaaatggtaattggaggtggccttgggtgtgaacctatgatgggaggagcctagggtggaggtgctgtggtggcacgtaaaatggaaaccctgacgaagacattctggcttggtcaatccctaaggacttactagtactcagactcaccgggaatcctttacatcctactcgccctatatggtgtaggacagtcggactacttggtatagcgatgccactactgctaggcgaacatgtgcaaggaggtacggggcgtgcggtttcccccacacccttccgagactttaggaggccctgtggacctagctcttgacatccagagggccccggctctatctacgactcacagtattagccatcccagactagacttgggatgttctagggttGAGAGGTAgtgtggcatcgttctaggctagcaagcggccggaatctgcctagacggggcaccgtcgaggatggctatcttgtgggtatgtaaaacctctgcagagtgtttggttgatcgatcgatacatatgctgacttgtcggctatggacctttcctgggtttcgcttagactagataggagatgagtccttctattctccctccagggttggggtattttccggccatgagccaggggctgcgggccgttgagacaagtgccgagagggagtcggcctgtcgacctgagtgtgtgagatgagatgtggtgatggtggtgtggttatggttgggatgggatggtggatggatatggatggatgtggatgtgtgtggctgagaatgtgttaaaaactaaatattattattacattactactgttacttacttcttgtgcgctaaggatgcaaaccacagccaaatgttaggatcgccagatcctcttgttttatcttttccactaaagctcatcggtgctgaccatggcctgcacacatctggcggtatgcagattttcctgcttctcagagatgctgactttagaaggattagaaggtctcgtgcctacgctcaagtttggttcggagatggaatctacgctgcactacgccaactctgatgatgcccgtgaaggaggaaccttcactcgatagtcttccgctagattaactccgTAATAGGTGTGTTTCCCAGTGATGTAATGTCTTGTATTCTTATAaccttacgatgtatgactgtgacatcaactgaaatatgataatatgatggaatcagttcttggtttatcatattataattcattctatggattttcccttcatggaaaaattgaggatgtttcagttcCCCTCTTTCACGATGTTGTGTTGGACCTAACAGGCGCGACCATGATTCCACCTGCCGGGCCACGCGCATGTGGTGCAACGTGCTGTACCGACTACGCCAAtgcaggcggcggctggttctgccgctgttgtcgtaattcctcagcgtgcgcttgcgcagacgcgagggcccccgcacgcgggtccggaggggtgtgagtctgcgtaGACTCCACAATCACCGGcggctgtcccagagcgtccgccatagcacactcccaggACAGATGGTGGCggggtgccatgtcgccgatgctggaaccGTCACTCTCGTCCTCGCCATCTGGGAGTTCAGCAGGGGCGTTgcctgccattcccacgaattcggatgcgaGGGGGTTGACGCCAGCATC harbors:
- the LOC136515775 gene encoding uncharacterized protein; its protein translation is MAILNYTYLKLKMPRPNNVITMSSAFLHALACDHEHYELATVVVNSSELLQLGESSALAVPDYNKPTSSMAFHPLEEAKAVGIDPANPTKTVRIRTQLPTK